In the Agrococcus sp. Marseille-Q4369 genome, one interval contains:
- a CDS encoding GNAT family N-acetyltransferase, whose product MDVVVRLAADAELEAVAGLRWRWVREESDEPLPEPGAYAAAAAEWARAHTGSHVPIVAIAGGEVVGMAWLAIQSRVPSPRALERRSGDLQSCYVVPEHRGAGLGRRLAAAVLDEARRRGLEHVTVHSSVEAIPVYERAGFRSNPRSLYADGAIPER is encoded by the coding sequence ATGGACGTGGTGGTGCGGCTCGCGGCGGATGCGGAGCTCGAGGCGGTCGCGGGTCTCCGGTGGCGGTGGGTGCGGGAGGAGAGCGACGAGCCGCTGCCCGAGCCGGGCGCGTACGCCGCCGCAGCGGCGGAGTGGGCTCGCGCGCACACCGGCTCGCACGTGCCGATCGTCGCGATCGCGGGCGGCGAGGTCGTCGGCATGGCGTGGCTCGCGATCCAGTCGCGCGTGCCCTCGCCGCGAGCGCTCGAGCGCCGATCGGGCGACCTGCAGAGCTGCTACGTCGTGCCAGAGCACCGCGGCGCGGGACTCGGTCGCCGGCTCGCGGCCGCGGTGCTCGACGAGGCGCGGCGGCGCGGGCTCGAGCACGTGACGGTGCACTCGAGCGTCGAGGCGATCCCCGTCTACGAGCGGGCCGGCTTCCGCTCGAACCCGCGCTCGCTCTACGCCGACGGCGCGATCCCCGAGCGGTAG
- a CDS encoding ParA family protein, producing MSTSSETLTGLEAPALGPTGRPARDFPVPTPLPSHGPARIITMCNQKGGVGKTTTSINLGAAVAEYGRRVLAVDFDPQGALSAGLGVDNHDATTIYDLLLNPRLDPREAIQQTSTPGLDVIPANIDLSAAEVHLVNEVAREQILARVLRKVADDYDLILVDCQPSLGLLTVNALTAAHGVLIPLESEFFALRGVALLKETIDKVQDRLNPALQLDGILVTMYDARTLHAREVMERVVDAFGETVLETVVRRTVKFPDASVAGVPVTQFAPEHSAAEVYRQLARELIHRGAIA from the coding sequence ATGAGCACGAGCAGCGAGACCCTGACCGGCCTGGAGGCGCCCGCGCTCGGGCCGACCGGGCGTCCCGCGCGCGACTTCCCGGTGCCGACGCCGCTGCCGAGCCACGGGCCGGCGCGCATCATCACGATGTGCAACCAGAAGGGCGGAGTCGGCAAGACGACGACCTCGATCAACCTCGGTGCCGCGGTCGCCGAGTACGGCCGCCGGGTGCTCGCCGTCGACTTCGACCCGCAGGGCGCGCTCTCGGCCGGCCTCGGCGTCGACAACCACGACGCGACGACGATCTACGACCTGCTGCTGAACCCGCGCCTCGACCCGCGCGAGGCGATCCAGCAGACGAGCACCCCGGGCCTCGACGTCATCCCGGCGAACATCGACCTCTCGGCCGCCGAGGTGCACCTCGTCAACGAGGTCGCCCGCGAGCAGATCCTCGCGCGCGTGCTCCGCAAGGTCGCCGACGACTACGACCTCATCCTCGTCGACTGCCAGCCCTCGCTCGGCCTGCTGACGGTCAACGCGCTCACCGCCGCGCACGGCGTGCTCATCCCGCTCGAGAGCGAGTTCTTCGCGCTCCGCGGCGTCGCGCTCCTCAAGGAGACGATCGACAAGGTGCAGGACCGCCTGAACCCCGCCCTGCAGCTCGACGGCATTCTCGTCACGATGTACGACGCCCGCACGCTGCACGCGCGCGAGGTCATGGAGCGGGTCGTGGATGCGTTCGGCGAGACCGTGCTCGAGACCGTCGTGCGCCGCACGGTGAAGTTCCCCGACGCATCCGTCGCCGGGGTGCCGGTGACGCAGTTCGCCCCCGAGCACAGCGCAGCGGAGGTCTACCGCCAGCTCGCCCGCGAGCTGATCCACCGTGGCGCCATCGCCTGA
- a CDS encoding pseudouridine synthase: MTDPTNAEGERLQKVLAAAGVASRRVVEDMIVAGRIEVDGRVVTELGTRIRPDARVSVDGTAVQLDVSKRYLMLNKPTGVVSTMRDEQGRRDLREFTDEVGERVYNVGRLDAETSGLLLLTNDGEVAHVLAHPSFGVEKTYVAKVRGVADQRVIRRLLDGFELDDGEIHADAARLVGRPSQGHSMIELTLHSGRNRIVRRMLDHVGHPVVELVRRSFGPLHLGTLRSGRVRELTSMERGAILTLARSER; the protein is encoded by the coding sequence ATGACCGATCCGACCAATGCCGAGGGCGAGCGCCTGCAGAAGGTGCTCGCAGCCGCGGGCGTCGCGAGCCGACGCGTCGTCGAGGACATGATCGTCGCCGGCCGCATCGAGGTCGACGGGAGGGTCGTCACCGAGCTCGGCACGCGCATCCGCCCCGACGCCCGAGTGAGCGTCGATGGCACCGCCGTGCAGCTCGACGTCTCGAAGCGCTACCTCATGCTCAACAAGCCCACCGGTGTCGTCTCGACCATGCGCGACGAGCAGGGGCGGCGCGACCTGCGCGAGTTCACCGACGAGGTGGGGGAGCGCGTCTACAACGTCGGCCGGCTCGACGCCGAAACCTCCGGGCTGCTGCTGCTCACGAACGACGGCGAGGTCGCGCACGTGCTCGCCCACCCCTCGTTCGGGGTCGAGAAGACGTACGTGGCGAAGGTGCGGGGCGTCGCCGACCAGCGCGTGATCCGCCGGCTGCTCGACGGCTTCGAGCTCGACGACGGCGAGATCCACGCCGACGCCGCGCGGCTCGTCGGGCGCCCGTCGCAGGGCCACTCGATGATCGAGCTCACCCTCCACTCGGGCCGCAACCGCATCGTGCGGCGCATGCTCGACCACGTCGGCCATCCGGTCGTCGAGCTCGTGCGGCGCTCATTCGGTCCGCTCCACCTCGGCACCCTCCGGTCGGGCCGCGTGCGCGAACTCACTAGCATGGAGCGAGGCGCCATCCTCACCCTCGCGAGGTCCGAGCGCTGA
- the cmk gene encoding (d)CMP kinase: protein MSAGARAATVVAIDGPAGSGKSSVARAVARELGFQFLDTGAAYRALAWLIVERGGDTDDPATVIGALDALDSLELTVDAAGQRVAIAGHDVTDEIRSERISVAVSGVARTLPAREAVNLRFRAIIAEARPGIVAEGRDITTVVAPDADVRVLLTADEAVRIRRRFGDVGGDERQVGARLAARDASDAKVVDFLSAAEGVTVVDSTDLTFDETVEAIVRLVNEESHD, encoded by the coding sequence ATGAGCGCCGGGGCGCGGGCCGCGACGGTCGTCGCGATCGACGGGCCCGCGGGCAGCGGCAAGTCGTCGGTCGCGCGCGCGGTCGCTCGCGAGCTCGGCTTCCAGTTCCTCGACACGGGGGCCGCCTACCGCGCGCTCGCGTGGCTCATCGTCGAGCGCGGCGGCGACACCGACGACCCCGCGACCGTGATCGGCGCCCTCGACGCGCTCGACTCGCTCGAGCTGACGGTCGACGCCGCCGGCCAGCGCGTCGCGATCGCCGGTCACGACGTGACCGACGAGATCCGCAGCGAGCGCATCTCGGTGGCCGTCTCGGGCGTCGCCCGCACGCTGCCGGCGCGCGAGGCCGTCAACCTGCGGTTCCGGGCGATCATCGCCGAGGCGCGGCCCGGCATCGTCGCCGAGGGCCGCGACATCACGACGGTCGTCGCGCCCGACGCCGACGTGCGCGTGCTGCTGACCGCCGACGAGGCTGTGCGCATCCGCCGCCGCTTCGGCGACGTGGGCGGCGACGAGCGGCAAGTGGGTGCCCGCCTGGCCGCGCGCGACGCATCCGACGCCAAGGTCGTCGACTTCCTGAGCGCCGCGGAGGGCGTGACCGTCGTCGACTCGACCGACCTGACATTCGACGAGACCGTTGAGGCCATCGTGCGCCTCGTGAACGAGGAGAGCCATGACTGA
- a CDS encoding NUDIX hydrolase — MLEDALGRQPVLESEQLFSGRIWDVERQEFELGGERIVREVIVHPGAVAVVALNELGEVMLVHQYRHPAGGTLWELPAGLLDVEGEDPLAAARRELAEETDLEAASWRTLVDLSPSGGGSTEIIRVYLATDVRELPEQHARVHEEAAMERRWVPLEEVVEAALAMRLHNATLLSAVLALHAMRARGAEPHAADAPFDWHPAHRP; from the coding sequence ATGCTCGAGGACGCGCTCGGGCGGCAGCCGGTGCTCGAGAGCGAGCAGCTGTTCTCGGGGCGCATCTGGGACGTCGAGCGGCAGGAGTTCGAGCTCGGCGGCGAGCGGATCGTGCGCGAGGTCATCGTGCATCCCGGCGCCGTCGCGGTCGTGGCGCTGAACGAGCTCGGCGAGGTCATGCTCGTGCACCAGTACCGCCACCCGGCGGGCGGCACGCTGTGGGAGCTGCCCGCGGGCCTGCTCGACGTCGAGGGGGAGGACCCGCTCGCCGCCGCGCGGCGCGAGCTCGCCGAGGAGACCGACCTCGAGGCCGCCTCGTGGCGCACGCTCGTCGACCTCTCGCCGTCGGGCGGCGGCTCGACCGAGATCATCCGCGTCTACCTCGCGACCGACGTGCGGGAGCTGCCGGAGCAGCACGCGCGCGTCCACGAGGAGGCCGCGATGGAGCGCCGCTGGGTGCCGCTCGAGGAGGTCGTCGAGGCGGCGCTCGCGATGCGGCTGCACAACGCGACGCTCCTGTCTGCCGTGCTCGCGCTGCACGCCATGCGCGCGCGGGGCGCCGAGCCGCACGCGGCCGACGCGCCGTTCGACTGGCACCCCGCGCACCGGCCGTGA
- a CDS encoding segregation/condensation protein A: MAPSPEPVAPEAAGESAADEERRGFRLALDNFDGPFDLLLTLIGNRSMDVTEIALSRVTDEFIAYVRTLDTHEELEQASEFIVVAATLLDLKIASLLPAGDVVDSEDVALLEARDLLFARLLQYRAFKQAAAWMEERIAVESGRHARSVRLEERFRQRVPELKWTLSPDDFAALALLALTPKEIPTVGLGHLHAPLVSIREQAAHIVATLRSAGTTTFRELIAGEATRGVIVARFLAVLELYRHAAITFEQLEPLGELSISWTGHDFRDEDLVSLGADYDHA, encoded by the coding sequence GTGGCGCCATCGCCTGAACCGGTCGCGCCCGAGGCGGCAGGGGAGTCGGCCGCCGACGAGGAGCGGCGCGGCTTCCGCCTCGCGCTCGACAACTTCGACGGCCCCTTCGACCTGCTGTTGACGCTCATCGGCAACCGCTCGATGGACGTCACCGAGATCGCGCTCTCGCGCGTGACGGATGAGTTCATCGCCTACGTGCGCACGCTCGACACGCACGAGGAGCTCGAGCAGGCGAGCGAGTTCATCGTCGTCGCGGCGACGCTGCTCGACCTCAAGATCGCGTCGCTCCTCCCGGCGGGCGACGTCGTCGACAGCGAGGACGTCGCGCTGCTCGAGGCGCGCGACCTGCTCTTCGCCCGCCTGCTGCAGTACCGCGCGTTCAAGCAGGCAGCAGCGTGGATGGAGGAGCGGATCGCCGTCGAGAGCGGCCGCCACGCGCGCTCGGTGCGGCTCGAGGAGCGCTTCCGGCAGCGCGTGCCCGAGCTCAAGTGGACGCTCTCGCCCGACGACTTCGCCGCGCTCGCGCTGCTCGCGCTCACGCCGAAGGAGATCCCGACCGTCGGCCTCGGTCACTTGCACGCGCCGCTCGTGTCGATCCGCGAGCAGGCCGCCCACATCGTCGCGACGCTCCGTTCCGCGGGCACGACGACCTTCCGCGAGCTGATCGCGGGCGAGGCGACGCGCGGCGTCATTGTCGCGCGGTTCCTCGCCGTGCTCGAGCTCTACCGGCACGCCGCGATCACGTTCGAGCAGCTCGAGCCGCTCGGCGAGCTCTCGATCAGCTGGACCGGGCACGACTTCCGCGACGAGGACCTCGTGAGCTTGGGGGCAGACTATGACCATGCCTGA
- the xerD gene encoding site-specific tyrosine recombinase XerD — MSPAVAVERLLRQLAIERGLSAHTIAAYRRDLAGYVAVLEARGVTDASAIVREDVAAFRAALADRQLAASSVARHLSAVKALHRWLVDERVASEDVTRDERPPKLPQRLPKGISVSQMQRLLETPSGDDPAGLRDRALLELLYATGARISEVLGLDVDDLASEHGLVRVTGKGAKQRLVPVGSFAREAVDAWLVRGRPALAAKGRGGPALLLGARGGRLSRQAAWEIIQRVAEEAGVEHVSPHTFRHSFATHLLEGGADVRVVQELLGHASVATTQIYTHVTADTLRDMYTTAHPRAR; from the coding sequence GTGTCCCCGGCCGTCGCGGTCGAGCGGCTGCTGCGCCAGCTCGCGATCGAGCGCGGCCTCTCGGCGCACACGATCGCCGCCTACCGGCGCGACCTCGCCGGCTACGTCGCGGTGCTCGAGGCGCGCGGGGTGACGGATGCGTCGGCGATCGTGCGCGAGGACGTCGCCGCCTTCCGCGCGGCGCTCGCCGACCGGCAGCTCGCCGCCTCCTCCGTCGCGCGCCACCTCTCGGCGGTCAAGGCGCTGCACCGCTGGCTCGTCGACGAGCGCGTCGCGAGCGAGGACGTCACGCGCGACGAGCGGCCGCCGAAGCTGCCGCAGCGGCTGCCGAAGGGCATCTCGGTCTCGCAGATGCAGCGCCTGCTCGAGACGCCGAGCGGCGACGACCCGGCGGGCCTGCGCGATCGGGCGCTGCTCGAGCTGCTCTACGCGACCGGCGCGCGCATCTCGGAGGTGCTCGGGCTCGACGTCGACGACCTCGCCAGCGAGCACGGGCTCGTGCGCGTCACCGGCAAGGGCGCGAAGCAGCGGCTCGTCCCGGTCGGCTCGTTCGCGCGCGAGGCGGTCGATGCGTGGCTCGTGCGCGGTCGGCCCGCGCTCGCCGCGAAGGGCCGCGGGGGACCGGCGCTGCTGCTCGGTGCTCGGGGCGGGCGGCTCAGCCGCCAGGCGGCGTGGGAGATCATCCAGCGCGTCGCGGAGGAGGCGGGCGTCGAGCACGTCTCGCCGCACACGTTCCGCCACTCGTTCGCGACCCACTTGCTCGAGGGCGGTGCCGACGTGCGCGTCGTGCAGGAGCTGCTCGGCCACGCATCCGTCGCGACGACGCAGATCTACACGCACGTCACGGCTGACACGCTCCGCGACATGTACACGACCGCGCACCCGCGCGCCCGCTGA
- a CDS encoding prephenate dehydrogenase — translation MTHRLRGPVRIVGTGLLGTSIGLGLSARGVEVQLSDASPTAERLAADFGAGRLARPGDQPELIVVAVPPDVTARVVAAELAAFPDAVVTDVASVKAVPLVELRELGADISRYLGSHPMAGRERSGALAGSGDLFVGRPWVIAGHDDISYERGSLVDDLILDLGAVPIESTPEEHDRAVAIVSHVPQLVSSLMAARLADAPDEALRLAGGGVRDVTRVAASDPALWIQILGANAPAVVEQLRAMQADLASLVDALDALDATGSRKAVADALRAGNEGVARLPGKHGTHARFTRVQVRIDDRPGQLARLLADIGDADVNLEDVRIEHAEGAQFGVVEITVLPDALQPLHEALEQLGWQVVA, via the coding sequence GTGACCCACCGACTGCGCGGTCCCGTGCGCATCGTCGGCACCGGGCTCCTCGGCACCTCGATCGGCCTCGGCCTCTCGGCGCGCGGCGTCGAGGTGCAGCTGAGCGACGCGAGCCCGACCGCCGAGCGGCTCGCCGCCGACTTCGGCGCCGGCCGGCTCGCGCGGCCGGGCGACCAGCCCGAGCTCATCGTGGTCGCGGTGCCGCCGGACGTCACGGCGCGCGTCGTCGCCGCCGAGCTCGCGGCATTCCCGGATGCGGTGGTCACCGACGTCGCGTCGGTCAAGGCCGTGCCCCTCGTGGAGCTCCGCGAGCTCGGCGCCGACATCAGCCGCTACCTCGGCTCGCACCCCATGGCGGGCCGGGAGCGCTCCGGCGCGCTCGCCGGCTCGGGCGACCTCTTCGTCGGCCGGCCGTGGGTCATCGCCGGGCACGACGACATCTCCTACGAGCGGGGCAGCCTCGTCGACGACCTCATCCTCGACCTCGGCGCCGTGCCGATCGAGTCGACGCCCGAGGAGCACGACCGCGCCGTCGCGATCGTGAGCCACGTGCCGCAGCTCGTCTCGTCGCTCATGGCCGCGCGGCTCGCCGACGCGCCCGACGAGGCGCTGCGGCTCGCGGGCGGCGGCGTGCGCGACGTCACCCGCGTGGCAGCCTCCGATCCGGCGCTGTGGATCCAGATCCTGGGCGCGAACGCCCCCGCCGTCGTCGAGCAGCTGCGCGCGATGCAGGCCGACCTCGCAAGCCTCGTCGACGCGCTCGACGCGCTCGACGCAACCGGGAGCCGGAAGGCGGTGGCGGATGCGCTGCGCGCGGGCAACGAGGGCGTCGCGCGCCTGCCGGGCAAGCACGGCACGCACGCGCGCTTCACGCGCGTGCAGGTGCGGATCGACGATCGCCCCGGCCAGCTCGCGCGGCTGCTCGCCGACATCGGCGACGCCGACGTCAACCTCGAGGACGTGCGCATCGAGCACGCCGAGGGCGCGCAGTTCGGCGTCGTCGAGATCACGGTGCTGCCCGACGCGCTGCAGCCGCTGCACGAGGCGCTCGAGCAGCTCGGCTGGCAGGTGGTCGCATGA
- a CDS encoding CTP synthase, with protein sequence MDLSASGTDTSAKVTKQIFVTGGVVSSLGKGLTAASLGNLLTARGLHVVMQKLDPYLNVDPGTMNPFQHGEVFVTDDGAETDLDIGHYERFLDVDLSQAANVTTGQIYSRVIERERRGEYLGDTVQVIPHISDEIKRRMRLQSEQDPQPDVIITEIGGTVGDIESQPFIESARQIRHELGRQNVFFVHVSLVPFLGASGEQKTKPTQHSVATLRSIGIQPDALVLRSDRPVSESNRKKIALMCDVEERAVVNAIDKPSIYDIPSMLTEQGLDAYIIEQLGLSAGEIDWSRWQPVLDGVHNPKHEVTIGLVGKYIDLPDAYLSVTEAVKAGGFANQTKVNLRWIRSDDCETPEGAAAELGELDGIVVPGGFGIRGIEGKLGALKFTRENEIPTLGICLGLQCMVIEAARNLAGIEGASSTEFDVDTPAPVIATMAEQEQHIHGGDLGGTMRLGIYEAKLAEGSLAAQLYGADSAEERHRHRYEVNNAYREQIAEAGLWFSGTSPDGHLVEYVEMPGHPFYIATQAHPELRSRPNRAHPLFRGLVAAALDRQRASKLFDETDESIETA encoded by the coding sequence GTGGACCTCAGTGCGAGCGGGACCGACACGTCGGCCAAGGTGACCAAGCAGATCTTCGTCACGGGCGGTGTCGTCTCCTCCCTCGGCAAGGGCCTCACCGCCGCGTCGCTCGGCAACCTGCTGACCGCGCGCGGCCTGCACGTCGTGATGCAGAAGCTCGACCCCTACCTCAACGTCGACCCGGGCACGATGAACCCGTTCCAGCACGGCGAGGTGTTCGTGACCGACGACGGGGCCGAGACCGATCTCGACATCGGCCACTACGAGCGCTTCCTCGACGTCGACCTCTCGCAGGCGGCCAACGTCACGACCGGCCAGATCTACTCGCGCGTCATCGAGCGCGAGCGCCGCGGCGAGTACCTCGGCGACACCGTGCAGGTCATCCCGCACATCTCCGACGAGATCAAGCGCCGCATGCGGCTGCAGTCCGAGCAGGACCCGCAGCCCGACGTCATCATCACCGAGATCGGCGGCACCGTCGGCGACATCGAGTCGCAGCCGTTCATCGAGTCGGCCCGCCAGATCCGCCACGAGCTCGGCCGCCAGAACGTCTTCTTCGTGCACGTCTCGCTCGTGCCGTTCCTCGGCGCCTCCGGCGAGCAGAAGACGAAGCCGACGCAGCACTCCGTCGCGACGCTCCGCTCGATCGGCATCCAGCCCGACGCGCTCGTGCTGCGCAGCGACCGACCGGTGAGCGAGTCGAACCGCAAGAAGATCGCGCTCATGTGCGACGTCGAGGAGCGTGCCGTCGTCAACGCGATCGACAAGCCCTCGATCTACGACATCCCGAGCATGCTCACCGAGCAGGGCCTCGACGCCTACATCATCGAGCAGCTCGGCCTCTCGGCGGGCGAGATCGACTGGTCGCGCTGGCAGCCCGTGCTCGACGGCGTGCACAACCCGAAGCACGAGGTCACGATCGGCCTCGTCGGGAAGTACATCGACCTCCCGGATGCGTACCTGTCGGTGACCGAGGCGGTCAAGGCCGGCGGCTTCGCGAACCAGACGAAGGTCAACCTGCGCTGGATCCGCTCCGACGACTGCGAGACCCCGGAGGGCGCGGCCGCCGAGCTCGGCGAGCTCGACGGGATCGTCGTGCCCGGCGGCTTCGGCATCCGCGGCATCGAGGGCAAGCTCGGCGCGCTCAAGTTCACGCGCGAGAACGAGATCCCCACGCTCGGCATCTGCCTCGGCCTGCAGTGCATGGTGATCGAGGCCGCGCGGAACCTCGCCGGCATCGAGGGCGCCTCCTCGACCGAGTTCGACGTCGATACCCCCGCGCCCGTCATCGCGACGATGGCCGAGCAGGAGCAGCACATCCACGGCGGCGACCTCGGCGGCACGATGCGGCTCGGCATCTACGAGGCGAAGCTCGCCGAGGGCTCGCTCGCCGCGCAGCTCTACGGCGCCGATTCCGCCGAGGAGCGCCACCGCCACCGCTACGAGGTCAACAACGCCTACCGCGAGCAGATCGCCGAGGCGGGGCTCTGGTTCAGCGGCACCTCGCCCGACGGCCACCTCGTCGAGTACGTCGAGATGCCCGGCCACCCGTTCTACATCGCCACCCAGGCCCACCCGGAGCTCCGCAGCCGGCCCAACCGCGCGCATCCGCTCTTCCGCGGCCTCGTCGCGGCCGCCCTCGACCGGCAGCGCGCCTCGAAGCTCTTCGACGAGACCGACGAGTCGATCGAGACCGCCTGA
- the der gene encoding ribosome biogenesis GTPase Der, with protein MTDELHGDERELEPDFETDAQTDADADEARVSALRAGLAEYELDEEDAALLDLGDEDEDGYRVEPALPVLAIVGRPNVGKSALVNRILGRREAVVEDTPGVTRDRVSYKAEWNDRRFTLVDTGGWEPDARGIDRSVAQQAEIAVELADAVLFVVDVNVGPTSTDEHVVRMLRQSQRPVLLVANKSDDSRRDLEAASLWSLGLGEPHPVSALHGRGVADLLDLAIKALPEVSAVAKEEFGGPRRVALLGRPNVGKSSLLNKAAGEERVVVNEMAGTTRDPVDEQIELGGRVWRFVDTAGIRRRVHLQQGADFYATLRTQAALEKAEVAVVLLDVTEALSEQDVRIIDLVLESGRALVLAFNKWDQLDDERRRYLEREIEQDLAHVAWAPRVNISARTGRHLEKLVPALETALESWDKRIPTGKLNAFIADLVAAHPHPLRGGKQPRILFATQAGTRPPTFVLFTTGFLDPQYRRFIERRLREDYGFEGTPIQVNMRVREKRERR; from the coding sequence ATGACTGACGAGCTGCACGGCGACGAGCGGGAGCTCGAGCCGGACTTCGAGACCGACGCGCAGACCGACGCCGATGCCGACGAGGCGCGGGTCTCTGCGCTGCGCGCGGGCCTCGCCGAATACGAGCTCGACGAGGAGGACGCCGCGCTCCTCGACCTCGGCGACGAGGACGAGGACGGCTACCGGGTCGAGCCGGCGCTGCCCGTGCTCGCGATCGTCGGCCGCCCGAACGTCGGCAAGTCGGCGCTCGTGAACCGCATCCTCGGGCGCCGGGAGGCCGTCGTCGAGGACACCCCGGGCGTTACGCGCGACCGCGTCTCGTACAAGGCGGAGTGGAACGACCGCCGCTTCACGCTCGTCGACACGGGCGGCTGGGAGCCCGACGCGCGCGGCATCGACCGCTCCGTCGCGCAGCAGGCCGAGATCGCGGTCGAGCTCGCCGACGCCGTGCTCTTCGTCGTCGACGTCAACGTCGGCCCCACCTCGACCGACGAGCACGTCGTGCGGATGCTGCGGCAGTCGCAGCGGCCCGTGCTGCTCGTCGCCAACAAGTCGGACGACTCGCGCCGCGACCTCGAGGCCGCGTCGCTGTGGAGCCTCGGGCTCGGCGAGCCCCACCCCGTCTCGGCGCTGCACGGCCGCGGCGTCGCCGACCTGCTCGACCTCGCGATCAAGGCGCTGCCCGAGGTCTCGGCGGTCGCGAAGGAGGAGTTCGGCGGACCGCGCCGCGTCGCGCTGCTCGGGCGCCCGAACGTCGGCAAGTCGAGCCTGCTCAACAAGGCTGCGGGCGAGGAGCGCGTCGTCGTCAACGAGATGGCCGGCACGACGCGCGACCCGGTCGACGAGCAGATCGAGCTCGGCGGGCGCGTGTGGCGCTTCGTCGACACGGCCGGCATCCGCCGCCGCGTGCACCTCCAGCAGGGTGCCGACTTCTACGCGACGCTGCGCACGCAGGCCGCGCTCGAGAAGGCCGAGGTCGCGGTCGTGCTGCTCGACGTCACCGAGGCGCTCTCGGAGCAGGACGTGCGCATCATCGACCTCGTGCTCGAGTCGGGGCGCGCGCTCGTGCTCGCGTTCAACAAGTGGGACCAGCTCGACGACGAGCGCCGCCGCTACCTCGAGCGCGAGATCGAGCAGGACCTCGCGCACGTCGCGTGGGCGCCGCGCGTCAACATCTCCGCCCGCACGGGCCGCCATCTCGAGAAGCTCGTGCCGGCGCTCGAGACGGCGCTCGAGTCGTGGGACAAGCGCATCCCGACGGGCAAGCTCAACGCATTCATCGCCGACCTCGTCGCCGCGCACCCGCACCCGCTGCGGGGCGGCAAGCAGCCGCGCATCCTGTTCGCGACGCAGGCGGGCACGCGCCCGCCGACCTTCGTGCTGTTCACGACCGGCTTCCTCGACCCGCAGTACCGCCGCTTCATCGAGCGCCGCCTGCGCGAGGACTACGGCTTCGAGGGCACCCCGATCCAGGTCAACATGCGCGTGCGGGAGAAGCGAGAGCGCCGCTAG
- the scpB gene encoding SMC-Scp complex subunit ScpB: MTMPETDALTDDAGADDAGARGRAHLPLERRIEAILMVADEPQGAVHLATALQAPVKAVKAAIEALRADYDGEPVGDRPAGPERGFELREVGGGWRIYVREAYDADAADFVLTQTPTRLSQAALETLAVIAYKQPITRGAVAAIRAVNVDSVVRTLLGRGLIREAFADSETGAIHYETSELLLSQLGLNSLDELPPISPLLPDGEEDVLA, translated from the coding sequence ATGACCATGCCTGAGACGGATGCGCTGACCGACGACGCGGGCGCGGACGACGCGGGTGCTCGGGGCCGCGCGCACCTGCCGCTCGAGCGCCGCATCGAGGCCATCCTCATGGTCGCCGACGAGCCGCAGGGCGCCGTGCACCTCGCGACCGCGCTGCAGGCGCCCGTGAAGGCGGTCAAGGCAGCGATCGAGGCGCTCCGCGCCGACTACGACGGCGAGCCGGTGGGGGATCGACCCGCCGGCCCCGAGCGCGGCTTCGAGCTGCGCGAGGTCGGCGGCGGCTGGCGCATCTACGTGCGCGAGGCGTACGACGCCGACGCGGCCGACTTCGTGCTCACGCAGACGCCCACGCGCCTCTCGCAAGCCGCGCTCGAGACGCTCGCGGTCATCGCCTACAAGCAGCCGATCACGCGCGGCGCGGTCGCGGCGATCCGCGCCGTCAACGTCGACTCGGTCGTGCGCACGCTGCTGGGCCGCGGGCTCATCCGCGAGGCGTTCGCCGACTCCGAGACCGGCGCGATCCACTACGAGACGAGCGAGCTGCTGCTGAGCCAGCTCGGCCTCAACTCGCTCGACGAGCTGCCGCCGATCAGCCCGCTGCTGCCCGACGGTGAGGAGGACGTGCTCGCATGA